In Pedobacter sp. W3I1, one DNA window encodes the following:
- the glp gene encoding gephyrin-like molybdotransferase Glp — protein sequence MISVKEAKDLISQHIIALNPISIDLAKASGHVLATDVYAKYDIPAFNQSSMDGYALKFEDHEQELDLIGEMAAGTAIRITLQHGQTSRIFTGAPLPEGADTVVVQEKITRKDGKITLQDPNLKPGLNVRDKGSEIKAGALAMEKGSLLSPAAIGFLAGIGTNEVSVYPMPKISIIVTGKELQQPGKTLEFGQVYESNSYSLSAALKHEGIEQITVYEADDDLGILQKVLQTATENSDVVLLTGGVSVGDYDFVIEAATHCGIKQIFHKVKQKPGKPLYFGTKDQKLIFGLPGNPSSVLSCYYNYVLPSIKSLSHKNNSVIEVQAELTHPYSKPAGLTHFLKGKYENGLVTPLSAQESYRLSSFAQANCLICLDETQEQLKKGDILTVMILPN from the coding sequence ATGATTAGCGTTAAAGAAGCAAAAGACCTCATTTCTCAACACATAATAGCACTAAATCCCATTTCAATTGACCTGGCAAAGGCATCAGGGCATGTACTTGCCACTGATGTTTATGCAAAATACGATATTCCTGCATTTAACCAGTCATCAATGGATGGTTATGCGTTAAAGTTTGAAGATCATGAACAAGAACTCGACTTAATTGGCGAAATGGCCGCAGGAACGGCAATCCGTATTACTCTACAACACGGACAAACCAGCAGGATATTTACAGGTGCACCATTACCAGAAGGTGCCGATACTGTGGTGGTGCAGGAAAAAATCACGCGTAAGGATGGAAAAATCACCTTACAAGATCCCAATTTAAAACCGGGCTTAAATGTACGGGATAAAGGGTCGGAAATTAAGGCAGGAGCATTGGCCATGGAAAAAGGAAGCCTGCTCAGTCCTGCCGCTATTGGCTTTCTGGCAGGGATTGGTACTAACGAAGTTAGCGTTTATCCCATGCCAAAGATCTCGATTATTGTAACCGGAAAAGAATTACAACAACCGGGAAAAACACTTGAGTTTGGTCAGGTATATGAATCAAATTCCTATTCGCTCTCAGCAGCATTAAAACATGAAGGCATTGAACAAATTACAGTTTACGAAGCTGATGATGATCTCGGGATCCTTCAAAAAGTATTACAAACTGCAACAGAAAACAGCGATGTTGTTCTACTTACCGGAGGTGTAAGTGTTGGCGATTACGATTTCGTAATCGAAGCAGCTACACATTGCGGCATTAAACAGATTTTCCATAAGGTGAAACAGAAACCTGGCAAACCTTTGTATTTTGGCACAAAAGATCAAAAGCTAATATTCGGACTCCCCGGCAACCCTTCATCCGTGCTCAGCTGTTACTATAATTACGTATTGCCATCCATTAAGTCCTTATCACATAAAAACAATAGTGTAATTGAGGTTCAGGCTGAGCTTACACATCCCTATTCCAAACCTGCAGGGCTAACACATTTCCTGAAAGGCAAATATGAAAATGGGCTCGTTACCCCACTCAGCGCGCAGGAATCGTATCGATTAAGCTCCTTTGCACAGGCCAATTGCCTGATCTGCCTTGATGAAACACAAGAACAATTAAAAAAAGGCGACATCCTAACCGTAATGATTTTACCAAATTAA
- the moaA gene encoding GTP 3',8-cyclase MoaA, with protein MITDSFGRIHDYLRISLTDNCNFRCFYCMPEEEYDFTPASRLMQTNEIIKLAEVFVANGVKKIRLTGGEPLVRKDAAQIIAALGKLPVELVITTNGTRIAEMLPVLKEAGIKTINISLDTLQPEKFFMITRRDVFHQVRSNIELLLQHKIKVKVNMVVMKGLNDNEIGDFISWTKHNPIQIRFIEFMPFSGNKWTSNKMFSLDEILAVIEKDFTVLPVKGEPHDTAKSFMIPGHEGSFAIISTMTNPFCDTCNRMRLTADGKLKNCLFSDSETDLLTALRKNEDVLPLIQSAIWSKKKALGGQLVSDFEKIDATTIQNRSMITIGG; from the coding sequence ATGATAACAGATTCTTTCGGAAGAATACACGATTACCTGCGAATATCGCTTACCGATAACTGCAATTTTCGCTGTTTTTATTGCATGCCCGAAGAAGAATACGACTTCACCCCTGCCTCCCGGCTCATGCAAACCAACGAAATTATTAAGCTGGCAGAAGTTTTTGTGGCCAATGGCGTAAAAAAAATCAGGCTTACGGGGGGTGAACCATTGGTGAGAAAAGATGCAGCCCAAATTATTGCCGCTTTGGGTAAACTTCCGGTCGAGCTCGTCATTACCACAAATGGAACCCGCATTGCTGAAATGTTGCCGGTATTAAAAGAAGCAGGTATTAAAACCATTAATATTAGTCTGGATACACTACAACCTGAGAAATTCTTCATGATTACCCGAAGGGATGTTTTCCATCAGGTACGCAGTAATATCGAACTGCTTTTGCAGCATAAAATCAAGGTAAAAGTAAATATGGTGGTGATGAAAGGGCTTAATGATAATGAGATCGGCGATTTCATTAGCTGGACTAAACACAATCCCATTCAAATCCGGTTTATTGAGTTTATGCCTTTTAGTGGTAACAAATGGACGAGCAATAAAATGTTTTCTTTGGATGAAATACTGGCTGTGATTGAAAAAGATTTTACAGTATTACCTGTTAAAGGAGAACCGCATGATACAGCTAAAAGTTTCATGATTCCTGGCCATGAAGGTTCATTTGCCATTATCAGCACCATGACCAACCCTTTTTGCGATACCTGTAACCGCATGCGCTTAACTGCAGATGGCAAACTAAAAAACTGCCTGTTTTCGGATAGCGAAACCGATCTGCTTACCGCATTGCGGAAAAACGAAGATGTGCTTCCACTAATTCAATCGGCCATATGGAGCAAAAAGAAAGCATTAGGCGGACAACTGGTAAGCGATTTCGAAAAAATTGATGCTACCACCATTCAAAACAGAAGTATGATTACCATTGGAGGATAA
- a CDS encoding nucleotidyltransferase family protein, which yields MKTGIIILAAGSSSRLGRPKQLLDYKGKTLLQTVINEALETNCKPVIVVLGANAEEIAAQHQNDQVSFVINESWGNGMASSIAAGLSAMIKNNSATESIIIAVADQIFVKMSNFNNLIEKQRETGKNIIASAYTETIGTPVLFKKDYFEALLSLEGAEGAKNILKQYPQDVETVVFERGGIDIDTETDYNNLISQQ from the coding sequence ATGAAAACAGGTATTATCATATTGGCTGCTGGCAGTTCTTCACGTTTAGGAAGACCAAAACAGCTTTTGGATTATAAAGGAAAAACACTCTTGCAAACGGTAATAAATGAAGCTTTAGAAACAAATTGCAAACCTGTTATCGTTGTTTTGGGTGCTAATGCTGAAGAAATAGCCGCCCAACACCAGAATGATCAGGTTAGTTTCGTGATTAATGAAAGTTGGGGAAATGGAATGGCCTCGAGTATTGCTGCCGGGCTTTCCGCCATGATCAAAAATAATAGCGCAACAGAAAGTATCATTATTGCAGTTGCCGATCAGATTTTTGTAAAAATGAGTAACTTTAATAACTTAATCGAAAAGCAGAGAGAAACTGGTAAGAATATCATTGCCAGTGCATATACCGAAACAATAGGAACTCCTGTCCTCTTCAAAAAAGATTACTTTGAAGCACTTTTATCGCTCGAAGGAGCAGAAGGGGCAAAAAACATATTAAAACAGTATCCTCAAGATGTAGAGACAGTAGTTTTCGAGCGTGGGGGAATTGATATTGATACAGAAACAGATTACAACAATTTAATTAGCCAGCAATGA
- a CDS encoding XdhC family protein — MKEITDIIKAYQKATKEKKKTALATVVKVEGSSYRRPGARMLITEDGQLTGAISGGCLEGDALRKALSAIVQQENKLITYDTTDEDDAKFGVQLGCNGIVHILFEPIIEADELNPIAILIALQGKRENAVLATLFSLTGKQQLGTSMLFRNEPIFSKTPKSISDELIKDIQNVSENKTTTFKVYERDSQQIDAFLEFIQPPISLMIAGAGNDAQPLAEMAYLLGWEVTVIDGRPTHATPQRFANATRILVSKPENVLAQIQIDEQTAFVLMTHNYNYDLELLKYLLGTNAPYIGTLGPKKKLVRMLDELDLATPANETRVHGPVGLDIGAETAEEIAISILAEIKSVFTGASAMFLKEKKNPIHVYELKSN, encoded by the coding sequence ATGAAAGAAATTACCGATATCATAAAGGCATATCAAAAGGCTACGAAGGAAAAGAAAAAAACAGCCCTTGCAACGGTAGTTAAGGTAGAAGGTTCTTCCTACCGAAGGCCAGGCGCCAGGATGCTGATTACTGAAGATGGCCAGTTAACAGGTGCCATTAGTGGTGGTTGTTTAGAAGGGGATGCGTTGCGAAAAGCACTTTCGGCAATTGTACAGCAAGAAAACAAGCTCATTACTTACGATACCACCGACGAAGATGATGCCAAATTTGGTGTTCAGCTAGGCTGCAATGGTATCGTACATATCCTGTTCGAACCCATTATAGAAGCGGATGAGTTAAATCCAATTGCTATTTTAATCGCTTTGCAAGGCAAAAGGGAGAATGCGGTATTAGCAACACTTTTTTCCCTAACAGGTAAGCAGCAGTTAGGTACAAGCATGCTTTTTAGAAATGAACCTATTTTTTCTAAAACCCCAAAGTCAATTAGTGATGAATTAATTAAAGATATCCAGAACGTTTCTGAAAATAAAACTACAACATTTAAAGTTTATGAGCGCGACAGTCAACAGATTGATGCCTTTCTGGAGTTTATCCAACCTCCTATTTCATTAATGATAGCAGGTGCAGGCAATGATGCGCAGCCTTTGGCCGAAATGGCTTACCTTTTAGGTTGGGAAGTAACCGTAATAGATGGAAGACCTACACATGCCACGCCCCAACGTTTTGCAAACGCAACCAGGATTTTAGTGAGTAAACCTGAAAATGTGTTAGCTCAAATTCAGATAGATGAGCAAACGGCCTTTGTACTGATGACACATAATTACAACTATGATCTCGAACTACTTAAATATTTATTGGGTACAAACGCTCCATATATCGGTACACTAGGGCCAAAGAAAAAGCTGGTCAGGATGTTAGATGAACTGGATTTGGCAACGCCGGCAAACGAAACACGTGTACATGGTCCGGTTGGGCTGGATATTGGTGCAGAAACTGCAGAAGAAATTGCCATTTCTATCCTCGCAGAGATTAAATCCGTTTTTACAGGTGCTTCGGCCATGTTTTTAAAAGAGAAGAAAAATCCGATTCACGTTTACGAATTAAAAAGTAATTAA
- a CDS encoding twin-arginine translocase TatA/TatE family subunit, producing MLNTTIAALLGGPEMIIVGIAVLLLFGGKKIPELMKGIGKGIKEFKAGQEEEKPEVTKQA from the coding sequence ATGTTGAATACAACCATCGCTGCCCTGCTTGGAGGCCCTGAAATGATTATTGTTGGAATAGCTGTACTATTATTATTTGGCGGAAAGAAAATTCCTGAACTAATGAAAGGAATTGGCAAAGGGATAAAAGAATTTAAAGCAGGACAGGAAGAGGAAAAACCTGAAGTAACAAAGCAAGCTTAA
- a CDS encoding ABC transporter ATP-binding protein — protein sequence MKILLKYLRPHRKLIILSLLLAAAAQLLSLLDPIIFGKIIDDYSTNKHHLSERQLISEVFYWLLIALAIALVARLCRSIQEFTTRKAVARFGMNIFNDGLKQTLRLSFQEFEESRSGTTLSVLQKVKTDAERFINAFINILFSSLVGIGFLLWYSLNKNWLLVPVFFIGVLVLGSLTGLLSKKIKAIQRSINRQADKQAGVITESLRNIELVKSLGLTFAEIRRLNVQTLKIFDLEMLKARKVSTLSFLQGNLLNLLKQSVLFILLWLIFRKILSTGELIAMQFISTAIFTPLQDLGNMIILYREADASLKTFDNLMQKPIETRPDDAVELDALNRLEFKNVIFRHKTAGYNAIDDISFEIQNGETVAFVGPSGSGKSTLVKLLVGLYLPVDGEILFNETSSKRIRYNPLRRQIGFVTQDTQLYAGSIRENMRFVNPTASEEEIMEALRKASATALIAKAAQGINTVLGENGMKLSGGEKQRISIARALLRKPRLLIFDEATSALDSLTEEEISATIREISYRREQMTILIAHRLSTIMHADKIFVLEKGKVSETGNHTELLEKKGLYYSMWRQQIGERR from the coding sequence ATGAAAATACTTTTAAAATACCTGAGGCCTCACCGGAAACTCATTATATTATCGCTCCTTTTGGCAGCAGCAGCTCAGCTCTTAAGCTTGCTCGACCCTATCATCTTTGGAAAAATCATCGACGATTATTCTACCAACAAACACCATTTAAGCGAACGTCAGCTGATTAGCGAAGTTTTTTATTGGCTGCTTATTGCGCTTGCTATTGCACTGGTAGCCAGACTTTGCCGTTCGATACAGGAATTTACTACCCGAAAAGCAGTAGCCCGTTTCGGAATGAATATTTTTAACGATGGCCTTAAACAAACACTCCGTCTCTCCTTTCAGGAATTTGAAGAAAGCCGCAGTGGAACCACGCTTTCTGTATTGCAAAAAGTAAAAACCGATGCCGAACGTTTTATTAACGCTTTTATCAATATTCTTTTTTCTTCATTGGTTGGGATCGGTTTTTTATTGTGGTACAGCCTGAACAAGAACTGGCTTTTGGTGCCTGTATTTTTTATAGGCGTATTGGTATTGGGTTCTTTAACAGGCCTCTTGTCTAAAAAGATAAAGGCCATTCAGCGGTCCATTAACCGTCAGGCCGATAAACAGGCTGGTGTAATAACAGAAAGCCTGCGCAATATCGAACTGGTAAAAAGTTTGGGCTTAACCTTTGCAGAGATCAGAAGGCTAAATGTACAGACCTTGAAAATTTTCGACCTTGAAATGTTAAAAGCCAGAAAAGTAAGTACGTTATCATTTCTGCAGGGCAATTTGCTCAACCTGCTCAAGCAATCGGTACTGTTCATTTTGCTCTGGCTAATTTTCCGCAAAATTCTCAGCACAGGAGAACTGATTGCGATGCAGTTTATCTCCACCGCCATCTTTACGCCACTGCAAGATTTGGGTAATATGATCATCCTCTACAGGGAGGCCGATGCTTCGCTTAAAACCTTCGATAATTTGATGCAAAAGCCGATAGAAACACGCCCTGATGATGCCGTAGAACTTGATGCCTTAAACCGGCTCGAATTTAAAAATGTAATTTTCAGACATAAAACAGCTGGTTACAATGCCATTGACGATATATCTTTCGAGATTCAAAATGGTGAAACAGTAGCATTTGTTGGCCCTTCAGGTTCTGGCAAATCTACGCTTGTTAAATTATTGGTAGGGCTTTATCTTCCGGTTGATGGTGAGATTCTCTTTAACGAAACCAGTTCTAAACGCATCCGTTACAATCCATTAAGGAGGCAGATCGGTTTCGTCACTCAGGATACCCAGCTTTATGCAGGTTCCATTAGGGAAAACATGCGTTTTGTTAATCCTACAGCCAGTGAAGAAGAGATTATGGAAGCGCTAAGGAAAGCCTCGGCAACTGCGCTCATTGCCAAAGCTGCTCAAGGAATTAATACGGTATTGGGCGAAAATGGCATGAAGTTATCTGGCGGCGAAAAACAACGGATCTCCATCGCAAGGGCGTTATTAAGAAAACCAAGGTTATTGATCTTTGACGAGGCTACCTCGGCGCTAGATTCGCTTACCGAAGAAGAAATATCGGCAACTATACGCGAAATCTCCTATAGAAGAGAACAAATGACCATCCTCATTGCCCACAGATTATCGACCATTATGCATGCCGATAAAATCTTTGTGCTCGAAAAGGGAAAAGTATCTGAAACGGGCAACCATACGGAACTGCTTGAAAAGAAAGGCCTGTATTATTCCATGTGGCGGCAACAAATTGGTGAGCGCAGGTAA
- a CDS encoding glycoside hydrolase family 28 protein, giving the protein MKSIPFFVFAAFMLVNITVFAQPKTPDWVSKVGARKFSFKLTNYSVNKFGAINDGKTLATNAIQKAINDCAAKGGGVVSFEPGQYLTGSIFIKNGVNLRIDEGVGILGSQNIKDYPEIDTRVAGIEMKWPAALINILKQDKASISGKGLINAQGKPFWEYYWNLRKEYDPKGLRWIVDYDAKRPRTILVESAKDVVIKDIHVQQAGFWTVQILYSSYVTVDHITIRNNVDGSGPSTDGIDVDSSLWTLIENCDIDCNDDNFCLKAGRDWDGLRVNRPTEYVVIRNCVARKGAGLLTLGSETSGSIRHVWAVDLVGYGTGNAINIKSAKTRGGTVEDVYFGNIIMHGVGNVIQVNPNWNPSYSYSTLPAGYNPDSIPAHWTKLLTHVEPASKGIPKIQNINVFNVTATRAKKAINAIGFSETILKNFNLSNLKIEAATAGTIDFGQNWTFDRVNITTADQSVLKVSNSVNVNP; this is encoded by the coding sequence ATGAAAAGCATCCCTTTTTTTGTGTTTGCAGCCTTTATGCTCGTTAATATTACCGTTTTTGCCCAACCCAAAACACCAGATTGGGTAAGCAAGGTAGGCGCTAGAAAATTCAGTTTTAAGCTGACTAACTACTCCGTAAATAAGTTTGGAGCGATAAACGATGGTAAAACTTTGGCTACAAATGCCATTCAGAAAGCCATTAATGATTGCGCTGCAAAAGGTGGTGGGGTAGTTTCTTTTGAACCAGGCCAATACCTTACCGGATCGATTTTTATTAAAAACGGGGTTAACTTAAGGATAGATGAGGGCGTAGGAATCCTCGGTAGTCAGAATATTAAGGATTATCCCGAAATAGATACCCGAGTGGCAGGGATTGAAATGAAATGGCCAGCAGCGCTGATCAATATTCTTAAACAGGATAAAGCTTCCATTTCGGGTAAAGGACTCATAAATGCCCAGGGCAAACCGTTTTGGGAATACTACTGGAATTTAAGAAAAGAATATGACCCCAAAGGATTACGATGGATTGTGGATTACGATGCCAAACGTCCAAGAACGATATTGGTCGAGTCGGCCAAAGATGTGGTGATCAAAGATATTCATGTACAACAAGCTGGCTTCTGGACGGTGCAGATCTTGTACTCTTCTTATGTAACTGTTGATCATATTACCATTCGGAATAATGTTGATGGCAGTGGCCCAAGTACGGATGGGATTGATGTAGATTCCTCGCTATGGACACTGATCGAAAATTGCGATATAGATTGTAATGATGACAATTTCTGTCTTAAAGCTGGTCGCGATTGGGATGGGTTGCGGGTTAACCGGCCAACAGAATATGTGGTGATCCGGAATTGTGTGGCCCGTAAAGGAGCAGGTTTACTCACTTTGGGCAGTGAAACTTCGGGCAGTATCCGCCACGTTTGGGCTGTTGATCTGGTAGGCTACGGTACCGGAAATGCCATCAACATTAAATCGGCCAAAACCAGAGGAGGTACAGTTGAAGACGTGTATTTCGGCAACATTATCATGCATGGTGTGGGCAATGTGATCCAGGTAAACCCAAACTGGAACCCCTCTTATAGTTATTCTACCTTACCGGCTGGCTACAATCCGGATTCTATTCCGGCACATTGGACCAAACTGTTAACCCATGTAGAACCCGCAAGTAAGGGTATCCCTAAAATACAGAACATCAACGTATTTAATGTTACGGCTACAAGAGCCAAGAAGGCAATCAACGCTATTGGTTTTTCTGAAACCATATTGAAAAATTTTAACCTGAGCAACCTGAAAATAGAGGCTGCTACTGCAGGAACGATCGATTTTGGGCAAAACTGGACTTTTGATCGGGTGAATATTACCACTGCAGATCAAAGTGTATTGAAAGTGAGCAATTCAGTAAATGTAAATCCATAA